Below is a window of Flavobacterium sp. N2820 DNA.
AAATCGAACCTATGAAATTCAGGTGAAGAATAAAAAAATCAACCGAATCCATAAAAGCTATGCCGATTTTCCAATGGTTGAAAACAAGCAATTGAAAGATTTTGAAGGGGATTTTTTAGCGTTGTTTAACGAAAATGGTTTCCTTGAAATTGCAATTTATAAAAGTAATCCCAAAACCGTGGGCTCGGCTTCTACCCTATTGGGCTTGAAATTTAGAGACATGATTACCATCAAATTTAAAAATTAGAAAAATGTTTATACGAATTGTAAAAATGCGCTTCCAAGAAGATAAAATCGAAGCTTTTTTAAATAATTTTGAAGAAGTAAAACAACACATTCGAAATTTTGAAGGCAATCAGTTTTTGGAATTGTACCAAGATAAAAACGACAAACGTATTTTCTTTACTTACAGTTATTGGGAAAACGAAGCTGCATTAGAAAAATATAGAAACTCTACACTATTTAACGAAGTTTGGAGTTATACTAAAACCCTATTCAGCGACAAACCAGAAGCGTGGAGCGTAGACCGATTGGTAACATTAGAATAATCTTTTAAACGTTTAAACTTATAAACTAAAAAAATAAATGAAGTACTATTTTTATATAATCATTTTAACCTCTTTATTTAGTTGCAAAAGCGACAAAAAAACTACAGAAGTAAAGAAGCTATCTGATTATAAAAATACGCAGTTTATTCCAACTTTAGAAAATGAAATTTCAGATAATAAAAATTCAATATATTGTGCGTCTTTACTTTTTGCATGGGACGAAATAAGAAAAGAAATTAATTCACCTTTAATTATTCCATCTGAGTTTACAGAACTAAATTTACTTAACAATTCGGAATCATTCTATAATGTTTTAGAAAATAAAGAATATGAGTCTAGTGCTGAAATAAATGAAAATTTAATTATTGCAAAAGCTGAATTTGACAAATCATTACCTTTTGAACACCAACTTCAAAATCTTAATAACAAACTTACTTTTAATGGTCAAAAAGTTGCTGCTTTTGGTTTAATTGGCGTTTGTACTTATGAACAATTTCAAAGCATAAAAATTATATATTATAAAAATGACAGTAACTTTATTGTTAAACTAATCCCTAAAGAAAAAGAACATGAAATAATATTATTCATGTCAGAAAAAAAATTCAACTCAATTTCTGAAATGAATATTGAAATTGAGAGACTAACCGAAATTGGCAAAAAAGAGATAAAAAACGATAAAATAAATTGGAAATATTATTACAAAGAAGAAGATCAATTAATAATTCCTAAATTTAATTTCAATATTAAAACAAACTACGATTCACTAGAAGGTAAGAAATTTAGTTCTGGAAATGAAAATTATAACATAGAAAGAGCATTTCAAAGAACTGCTTTTAAATTAGATGAAAGTGGTGCTATAATTGAAAGTGAAGCTGAAATCGAAGTTACTGTTGAAGAAATTGAAGAAATTGAAAAACCAAAACCTAAAAAAATGATTTTTGATAAACCTTTTTTGATATTATTAAAACGAACTGATGCAAAAAATCCATATTTTGGTCTTTGGAGTACTAATTCTGAATTAATGATAAAAGAATAAATATTATTCAAACTTTTAAACGCTTAAACGTTTAAACTTATAAACTAGAAAAAATAAATGAAAGCATTATTATTACGAGAAATTAAATCCTTCTTTGGTTCGCCAATAGGTTATTTAGTTATCGCTATTTTTCTTTTACTCAACGGCTTATTTCTTTGGGTTTTTGAAGGCGAATTCAACATATTAAACTCGGGTTTTGCCGATATGGGTCCGTTTTTCAAATTAGCCCCATGGATTTTGATTTTCTTAATTCCTGCCGTAACCATGCGCAGTTTTTCCGATGAAAAAAAGCAAGGAACAATCGAATTGTTGTTTACCAAACCGCTTTCGAATTGGGACATCGTCAACGGAAAATTCCTTGGCGCATTCATCCTAATTGTTTTGGCTATTGTTCCAACGATTATTTATGTGCTAACGATTTCACACTTTGGAAATCCGCAAGGCAACATTGATATGGGAAGTACTTTGGGTTCGTATTTTGGATTGTTATTTTTAATTGCGGCTTACACGGCAATTGGCGTTTTTACATCCACCTTATCCGACAATCAAATTGTGGCGTTCATTTTAGCCGTTTTTTGTTGTTTCTTTTTCTATTTTGGCTTTGATGGTATTGCTTCTTTTTTAGGAAGTTATAGCTCAATTTTTGCTTCATTAGGAATGGATTATCACTTTAAAAGTATGAGTCGTGGTGTGTTAGACACACGTGATATTATTTATTTCATTAGTGTTACGTTTCTTTTTTTATCAGCAACTGTTTATCAACTTAAATCTTTGAAATGGTAATGAAAGAGAATAAAAAAGCAGCTTTAAAGCAATTCGGAATTGTATTTTTAGTCCTAATCGGAATCCATTTTTTAAGTCACTTCTTTTTCAAACGATTTGACTTAACGCAAGACCAACGCTATACGTTATCAGAAACGACGCTAAACATCATCAAAACTGTAGATAGTCCGTTGTATATTGATGTCTATTTAGAAGGTAATTTCCCTGCAGAATTTAAGCGTTTGCAGAATGAAACCAAGCAACTGTTAGAGGAATTTTCGGCCTACAATTCCAACATCGTTTTTCAATTTAAAAATCCAATTGAGAAAGAAGAAATACGGGTTGAAGTCATGAAGCAATTTTATGAAAGAGGCATGCAACCACTGAGCATTACGGTAGAAGACAAAGGAAAACAATCGCAAGAAGTTGTTTTTCCATGGGCACAAGCTACGTATGGCGATAAATTTACAAAAGTGAGTTTGCTAAAAAACCTGATGGGTGCTTCCACTGAAGAAAAAGTCATCAGTTCGGTACAACATTTAGAATTTGGTTTTGCCGAAGCCATCAATAAAATTTCGAAAGAGAAACAAAAGAAAATTGCCGTTATCAAAGGAAATGGGGAGTTACATGATGCTTTTATAGCTGATTTTGTAAAAACGGTTCGGGAGAGTTACTACATTGGAACGTTTACTTTAGATTCTGTTGCCACACAACCTACTCAAAGTTTGGCTGCATTGAAGAAATACGATTTGGCCGTAATTGCCAAACCTACTGAAGCCTTTACGGAATCGGAAAAACAAGTCCTTGATCAATTTATTGTCAACGGTGGAAAAACCATTTGGTTGGTAGATGCCGTTGCTGCAGATATGGATAGTATGTACAACGAATCGGGAACGATTTTGGCGGCACAACGCGAATTGAATTTAACCGATATGTTCTTTAAATATGGGGTGCGTATGAATCCGGTATTGGTTAAAGATGAATATGCTACGCCTATAAAAATTGCGACCGGAAATCAAGGAAGCGAAACCCAATTTCAGGAATATACTTGGAAATTTGCGCCTTTTATTTATCCAACCTCAACCAATCCTATTGTTAAAAATATGGAAGGGATTAAGTTTGAATTTGCTTCACCGATCGAATTGTTAAAGAATGACATCAAGAAAACCGTGCTTTTGAGTTCGTCTGAGTATTCAAAAACCGTTGGAACGCCTACGCCTATTTCGTTAGATATGGTCACCGAAGAAACTACGCCAGAAGAATACGAAGGCAAAGGTTTGCTACCCGTAGCAGTACTTTTGGAAGGAAAATTCAAATCGGCTTACCAAAACAGAGTTTTGCCTTTTGAAGATAAAACATTTCAATCGGAAGGAAAAGACAATAAAATGATTGTGATTTCTGATGGTGACGTCATTAAAAACCAATTGGACAAAGGAGCGCCAATGGAATTAGGCTTTGATAAATGGACCAATCAATTATACGGAAATAAAGACTTCTTACTCAATTGTGTGAATTATCTGTTAGACGACAACGGACTTATTAACATCCGAAGTAAAGATGTAGATTTACCTTTATTGAACAAAGAAGAAGTTTATAAAAATTACACGACTGCCCAAATGATAACTGTCGGATTACCAATAGTTCTTTTAGCAATCTTTGGGTTTTTATTTACATTCTTACGCAAAAGAAAATATAGCCGCTAGTTGTTGATAATTTGTTTTTGCATTTGAGCAGAATTAGAATATATTTGTGAAATATAAAATCTAACTAACGATTTTAAAATACAAGATGATGAAGTTTATAGTATCGAGTTCGTATTTATTAAAACAATTACAAGTTTTAGGAAGTGTTATCAACAGTAGCAATACCTTACCTATTCTTGATAATTTCCTTTTTGAATTAGACAATAACCAATTGAAAGTTTCGGCTTCAGATTTAGAAACCACCATGACGGCTACGTTAGAAATTGATTCTACTAGTCAAGGAAGTGTTGCTATTCCTGCAAAACTTTTGTTAGATATCTTAAAAACCTTTCCAGAACAACCGTTAACTTTTACCGTAGAAGACAATTCGACTGTAGAAATTAGTTCTAACTCTGGAAAATATGCGATTGCTTATGCACCAGGAGAAGAATTCCCTAAAGCTGTAGTTTTAGATGATCCTTCAAAAACACTAGTGCCAGCAGAAGTATTAGCAACTGCGGTGAGCAAAACCATTTTTGCGGCTGGAAACGATGATTTACGCCCTGTAATGAGTGGTGTGTTCTTCCAATTTTCACCAGAAGGTTTAATCTTCGTAGCAACTGACGCCCACAAATTAGTGAAATATGCACGCGCTGATGTGAAAGCTTCTCAAGTGGCTGATTTTATTATGCCAAAGAAACCTTTAAACATTTTAAAAGGAATTTTAGGTGCTTCGGATGCAGAAGTTTCAATCGAATACAACGATTCTAATGCAACGTTCTCTTTTGAGAATTATGTATTGACTTGTCGTTTAATTGATGGAAAATATCCAAACTACGAAGCGGTTATTCCAAAAGAAAATCCAAACAAATTATTAATCAACAGAGTTCAGTTTTTAAACTCGGTTCGTCGTGTGGCTATCTTTGCTAACAAAACTACGCACCAAATTCGTTTAAAAATTGCAGGAACCGAATTGAATATATCGGCAGAAGATATCGATTATTCAAACAAAGCTGACGAGCGTTTGACTTGTGATTACCAAGGAGACGATATGCAAATTGGGTTCAACTCGCGTTTCTTAACTGAAATGTTGAATAATTTATCCAGTGATGAAATCCAATTAGAAATGTCGATGCCAAACCGTGCTGGAATTTTAACTCCAGTTGACGGCTTAGACGAAGGCGAAACAGTTACAATGCTTGTAATGCCTGTAATGTTGAGCAACTAATTCACAATATTTGATTTACAGTCTAACTGAGAATCTTATAACCAACCTAACTAACTTTAAAAACCACTTGGCTTCGGCTGTAGTGGTTTTTTAATTTTAATGGCACGCAGATGAAACGGATTTTCAAGCACGGGTTTTGACGGATTCTTTTAAAACACATAGGCACATAGTTTTTACACCGAGATTCTCAGAGATTTTTTTTAATTAGATTGTATTGAGAGAGCTACACAGAGACCGAAGCTTCGGACGTTACACTTTATGTAGTTCACAATAGACTATGCGCATAGTTTGTCATACTGTTAAGCATCTCCTGTACTACAACAAACGTTATTAAATAACGTAATATAAGATTTTAAGATTACTTTAATTTCTTCTATCTGTGTTCCTAATCATTTTCTATCTTTGTAAACTAAATTTAGAACATGATTCCACAAGAAACCATCGTTGCGTTGGCTACACCGTCTGGTGCGGGTGCGATTGCTATTATTCGTTTATCTGGTAGCGAGGCTATAACTATTGCGGCTGACGTATTTCAATCGGTTTCTGGGAAGGATATTACGAAACAGAAGACGCATACGATTCATTTGGGACATATTGTCGATAACGGCAAAGTCTATGACCAAGTACTACTTTCTATTTTTAAAGGGCCGAATTCGTATACGGGGGAACATGTGATTGAAATTTCGTGTCATGGTTCTACTTTTATTCAACAACAAATTATTCAATTATTGCTTCGTAGAGGCGCTAAAATGGCTCAAGCAGGTGAATTTACCTTACGTGCTTTTTTAAACGGAAAATTGGACTTATCACAAGCCGAAGCGGTGGCTGATTTGATTGCTTCCGATAATGAAGCGTCGCACCAAATTGCCATGCAACAAATGCGCGGTGGTTTTAGTAACGAAATTGCCAAATTGCGTGAAGAATTACTGAATTTCGCTTCCTTAATCGAACTCGAATTAGACTTTGCCGAAGAAGATGTGGAATTTGCCGATAGAACCCAATTTCATGAATTGTTAGAACGTATCGAGTTTGTGCTGAAACGCTTGATTGATTCGTTTGCGGTGGGTAACGTAATCAAAAACGGTATACCAGTAGCCATTGTGGGCGAACCTAATGTTGGGAAATCGACTTTATTGAATGCGTTATTGAACGAAGAACGCGCCATTGTTTCTGACATTGCGGGTACGACTCGAGATACGATTGAGGACGAATTGGTGATTAATGGAATGAGTTTCCGATTTATTGATACGGCAGGGATTCGTGAAACGAAGGATGTGGTGGAAAGCATCGGGATTCAGAAGACGTTTGAGAAGATAGAGCAAGCGCAGGTCGTATTGTATTTAGTCGACAGTATTCAGTGTTCAGTGAGCAGCTTGAACCGTTTAAACATTGAAATTGAGAAAATTAAAAATAAATTCCCTTTAAAGCCTGTAGTTGTAGTGGCTAATAAATCCGATTTGCTTTCGGCTGAACAAAAAAACACTATTCAAGCTACTATTGACACGATACTTTTCTTAAGTGCCAAACAGAAAGT
It encodes the following:
- a CDS encoding putative quinol monooxygenase codes for the protein MFIRIVKMRFQEDKIEAFLNNFEEVKQHIRNFEGNQFLELYQDKNDKRIFFTYSYWENEAALEKYRNSTLFNEVWSYTKTLFSDKPEAWSVDRLVTLE
- a CDS encoding serpin family protein, producing the protein MKYYFYIIILTSLFSCKSDKKTTEVKKLSDYKNTQFIPTLENEISDNKNSIYCASLLFAWDEIRKEINSPLIIPSEFTELNLLNNSESFYNVLENKEYESSAEINENLIIAKAEFDKSLPFEHQLQNLNNKLTFNGQKVAAFGLIGVCTYEQFQSIKIIYYKNDSNFIVKLIPKEKEHEIILFMSEKKFNSISEMNIEIERLTEIGKKEIKNDKINWKYYYKEEDQLIIPKFNFNIKTNYDSLEGKKFSSGNENYNIERAFQRTAFKLDESGAIIESEAEIEVTVEEIEEIEKPKPKKMIFDKPFLILLKRTDAKNPYFGLWSTNSELMIKE
- the gldF gene encoding gliding motility-associated ABC transporter permease subunit GldF encodes the protein MKALLLREIKSFFGSPIGYLVIAIFLLLNGLFLWVFEGEFNILNSGFADMGPFFKLAPWILIFLIPAVTMRSFSDEKKQGTIELLFTKPLSNWDIVNGKFLGAFILIVLAIVPTIIYVLTISHFGNPQGNIDMGSTLGSYFGLLFLIAAYTAIGVFTSTLSDNQIVAFILAVFCCFFFYFGFDGIASFLGSYSSIFASLGMDYHFKSMSRGVLDTRDIIYFISVTFLFLSATVYQLKSLKW
- the gldG gene encoding gliding motility-associated ABC transporter substrate-binding protein GldG, whose product is MKENKKAALKQFGIVFLVLIGIHFLSHFFFKRFDLTQDQRYTLSETTLNIIKTVDSPLYIDVYLEGNFPAEFKRLQNETKQLLEEFSAYNSNIVFQFKNPIEKEEIRVEVMKQFYERGMQPLSITVEDKGKQSQEVVFPWAQATYGDKFTKVSLLKNLMGASTEEKVISSVQHLEFGFAEAINKISKEKQKKIAVIKGNGELHDAFIADFVKTVRESYYIGTFTLDSVATQPTQSLAALKKYDLAVIAKPTEAFTESEKQVLDQFIVNGGKTIWLVDAVAADMDSMYNESGTILAAQRELNLTDMFFKYGVRMNPVLVKDEYATPIKIATGNQGSETQFQEYTWKFAPFIYPTSTNPIVKNMEGIKFEFASPIELLKNDIKKTVLLSSSEYSKTVGTPTPISLDMVTEETTPEEYEGKGLLPVAVLLEGKFKSAYQNRVLPFEDKTFQSEGKDNKMIVISDGDVIKNQLDKGAPMELGFDKWTNQLYGNKDFLLNCVNYLLDDNGLINIRSKDVDLPLLNKEEVYKNYTTAQMITVGLPIVLLAIFGFLFTFLRKRKYSR
- the dnaN gene encoding DNA polymerase III subunit beta translates to MKFIVSSSYLLKQLQVLGSVINSSNTLPILDNFLFELDNNQLKVSASDLETTMTATLEIDSTSQGSVAIPAKLLLDILKTFPEQPLTFTVEDNSTVEISSNSGKYAIAYAPGEEFPKAVVLDDPSKTLVPAEVLATAVSKTIFAAGNDDLRPVMSGVFFQFSPEGLIFVATDAHKLVKYARADVKASQVADFIMPKKPLNILKGILGASDAEVSIEYNDSNATFSFENYVLTCRLIDGKYPNYEAVIPKENPNKLLINRVQFLNSVRRVAIFANKTTHQIRLKIAGTELNISAEDIDYSNKADERLTCDYQGDDMQIGFNSRFLTEMLNNLSSDEIQLEMSMPNRAGILTPVDGLDEGETVTMLVMPVMLSN
- the mnmE gene encoding tRNA uridine-5-carboxymethylaminomethyl(34) synthesis GTPase MnmE, which codes for MIPQETIVALATPSGAGAIAIIRLSGSEAITIAADVFQSVSGKDITKQKTHTIHLGHIVDNGKVYDQVLLSIFKGPNSYTGEHVIEISCHGSTFIQQQIIQLLLRRGAKMAQAGEFTLRAFLNGKLDLSQAEAVADLIASDNEASHQIAMQQMRGGFSNEIAKLREELLNFASLIELELDFAEEDVEFADRTQFHELLERIEFVLKRLIDSFAVGNVIKNGIPVAIVGEPNVGKSTLLNALLNEERAIVSDIAGTTRDTIEDELVINGMSFRFIDTAGIRETKDVVESIGIQKTFEKIEQAQVVLYLVDSIQCSVSSLNRLNIEIEKIKNKFPLKPVVVVANKSDLLSAEQKNTIQATIDTILFLSAKQKVGIDELKNTLLSFVNTGALRNNETIVTNTRHYDSLLKALEEVQKVKWGLDSGLSSDLMAIDIRSALHYFGEITGEVTNDELLGNIFANFCIGK